The following is a genomic window from Nocardioides thalensis.
AGGTCGACGCCGGGCCGATCGACGACCAGGGCCAGATGCGCACCTACCTGCTCTCCAACATCCGCGACGCCGAGGTGCTCGACGACACCTTCGAGCTGCCCGACGACCTCGCCGGCCGGCTCGCGAAGCAGCGCGAGCGCGCCGTGGTCGACGTGGTGCTGCCGCACTCCGGGCGCTGGGCGGCCGACATGTACGCCGAGGACGTCGAGGTGCTCCAGGCCGACGAGGAGGTCGTGAAGCTGCGGCTCGGCCTCCTGCCGCCGTTGGAGCAGCGGGTCGGCATGCTGCTGCTCGCCGCGGGGCCGGAGGCCTTCGTCGTGGACCCGCCCGCGCTCGACTCCGCGGGCGCGGTGCTGGCCGAGGAGCTGCTGACCCATCACTCGCTCCAGGTTTGACTGTCGGCGGGCCGGGTTAGGGTGCGCTTCGTGACCCTCGGACATCGCCATATCGCCGCCCTCGTCTCTGCTCTCACCCTCTGCCTCGTCGCCGCCGTGCTCGGCGCCGCAGGCCCACCCTCGGCCCAGGCCGACCCCGATCCGGGGCTGCCGCGGCTCGCCGCCGGCACCGGGTCCGACGTCTCCGTCAGCGCTGCGGTGCTGCGGGCGGCCCAGGTCGGTGACGCGTTCACGCTCGACCTCCCCGGCGGCGCCGCGACCGCGGTGGTCGGCTATCGGGACGAGCAGCCGCAGTTCACGGGCTTCTCGGGCGAGATCGGTGACCGCGGCTGGTTCTACGCCGTCGTCGGCCCCGACGGCAGCGTGCGGATCGACGTCGACCTTCCCGACGGCGTCTACACGATCGATGGCGGCAACGACGGCAGCGACGACTACGTCGGCCGCATGCAGCCCACCGTCCCCCACGAGGAGGTCGACGACTCCGTCACGCCGCCGGTCCAGGCTCCGGTGACCACCGGTCCCGCCACCGACGCGGGTGCCGCCGGACGCACGCGCTGGATCAAGGTCCTGATGGTCTACACGCCGAAGGCCCAGGACCTCGTGGGCGGCCGGAAGAAGATCAAGATGCTGGCCCGGGCCGGCATCAACCAGGCCAACACTGCCTTCAAGAACTCCCGCATCAACGCGCGGTTCGTGCTCGTCGGCATCAAGAACGCCCGGTCCAAGGAGGCCTCGCTCCTCAAGAACCTGAAGTCGCTCTGGAAGCGTGACGGGCGGTTCGACCGGGTGCCGCGCTGGCGCAACCGTGCGCGCGCCGACCTGGTGCAGATGATCTCGTGGAAGGCCGACCCGAACGGCGCCTGTGGCTACGGCTACCTCCGGCCGCCGTCCCGCTACGCCTACTCGATCACGACCGCGAGGTGCGCGCTCGGCGCCAAGGGCACCGCCCACGAGCTCGGCCACAACCTCGGCGCCGACCACGACGCGGCAGCGGGCTTCAAGCCGACCTCGAAGCTGCCGGCCCGGGGCTACGTCAACCTCAGCCGCCGCTGGATCACCGTCATGGCGTACTGGACCAAGTGCACCAACGCCGGCGTCTACTGCCGCAAGATCCCCTACTTCTCCAACCCGAAGGTGAAGCTCAAGGGAGCTCGCACGGGCCGGTTCGGCAAGGCCGACAACCACGTGGTCATCAACCGGCGGGCCGACGAGGTGCAGCGCTTCCGCAAGTGATCAGGCCGGCTGCCGCGGCGCTCGCGGCGGTGCTGCTGCTCTCGTCGTGCGACGGCGCGGAGCCGGCACCGCCGCCCGCGTCGTCGCCGCCGAGTGCCGAACGGCCGCCGGTGTTCCTGGCCTCCGACGTCCCCGACGGGTCGAGCGGGAGCCTGGTCGCCGTGGCCGACGGCGAGGTGGTGGCCTGCGAGGGCTGGGGCGAGAGCGACCGCGAGGCGGGCACGCCGAGCGGCTGCGACACCATCTACGACATCGGCTCGGTGAGCAAGCAGTTCACCGCCGCGGCGGTGGTCAAGCTCCAGATGCAGGGGCTGCTGAGCGTCACCGACACCCTCGGCGACTTCTTCGCCGACGTGCCGGCGGACAAGCGTGGAGTGACCGTCCGCCAGCTGCTGACCCACACGGCCGGCCTGGTGGAGTCACTGGGCGACGACTACGAGCCTCTCGACCGCGAGGAGATGATCTCGGCCGCGCTGGCCGCCGACCTGGTGACACGGCCGGGTGCGCGCTACCGCTACTCCAACGTCGGCTACAGCCTGCTCGCCGCGATCGTCGAGGAGGCCTCCGGCAAGGACTACGAGGCATACCTGGCCGAGGAGCTGTTCGGGCCCGCCGGGATGTCGCAGACGGGCTACGTACTGCCTGACTGGGACCAGACCGACGTCGCGGTGGAGTACGACGCCCGCAACCGCGCGCAGGGGCGCCCCTACGACCATCCCTGGGCCGACGACGGTCCGTACTGGAACCTCCGCGGCAACGGAGGGCTGCTCTCCACCGCCCACGACATGGGCCGGTGGCTCCTGGCGCTGGAGGGCGACGACGTGCTCGACGAGCGCGCGAAGGCCGAGCTGTTCCACCCTCGGGTGCTGGAGCAGCCGGGCGGTGAGACGCGCTACGCCTACGGATGGGTGGTCGCCGACACGCCCCTGGGGCCGGTCACCTGGCACAACGGGGGCAACGGGTGGTCCTACGCCGAGCTCACCCGGCTGCCGGACAGCGGGGCGGGGCTGTTCTGGGTCACCAACCAGTCCCGCAGCTCAAAGGACGGCTGGAGCCTCGAGCGACTCCGCCCGTCGCTGACCGAGACAGTGGCAGCCCGGCTCGTCGAGGACTGACGCGCACCTGTCAGCGGTGCGCGCCCTCGTAGCGCCGGCCGCGGTCGAGCCGGTCGGCCTCCTCCAGTCGCGCCGCCTGCGCGAGGCGCTCGCGGTCGAGGCGGTCGCGCTGCTCCTTGGCCACCGCGCCGAGCCGGTCGGCCTCGGCCTGGGCCTGCTCCGCCTCCGCCTCGAGGCGCCGGACGTCGGCGTCCTTGGCATCGAGCCGGGACGTGTTCCGAGCAGCGTCCGTCCGGATCGCCTGGGCGTGCTGACGGTCGAGGTCGCGCTTCTTCTTCATGGCCGCGGTCACCACCAGGGCGACGACCACGAGGGCGACGACGATCGCCGCAGCGAGCAGCAGCCAACCGGTGTTGTCGGCCGCGAACTCTCGGATGTTGTCGAGGAACTCGTTCATGGCGTCTTCCTCCTTCACCCGGGCTGTAACCACGTGTCCGGAGGGCTATACGCGCGCCGGGTGGCGCCGGGCGTGTCGCAAGCGCAGGCTCAGCCCGCCTCGCCGAGCGCCTTCTCGTCGCCCAGGCGCGCCCGTTGCGCGGCCCGATCGCCCTCGTGGGCGGCGGTCGGCGCCGAGTCCATGGCCGACCGGCGGTCGCCCGACCAGGTGCCGCGGATGTTGTTGCGGCGGAGCGCGTCGGCGAAGTAGTCGTGCACGTCGAGCTCCTTCTGCCGCAGGGCGATCGCGGTCGAGCCGGACCCCGACGGACCACGCTGACCGGTCGGACCGGACGCCGTGGACTCCTCGCCCTGCACGGCGGCGGCCACCGCTGCGTCGCGCGCCTCCTGCAGCCGCTCGCCGATGCGGATCCCGTAGGCCTCGTAGAAGGCGAGTCGGGCGGTGATCGTGGCGACCGGGCGCTCGACGTACTTGCGGGCCTTGCGGTCCCACGCGACCGTGGTGTCGCGGTCGGGGGAGGCGAGGTAGCGCTCGCAGTCGGAGACCATCTGCACGAGGAGCGACTCGTAGAGCGCGCGGGTGACGGCGATGTCGGTGGCGAAGCCGTACATCGTCACTGCGGTGGAGTCGCTGTTGATCGTGCACCGCAGGTCGTTGGCGTGGGCGATGTTGACGAGCAGGCGCACGTAGCGCGCCAGCCCGCGCTTGCCCCGCTCGCCGATGCGGTAGTGCTCGGACACCGGCTGGTCGCGGCGCTCCTGCCGGGCGGTGTGGGCGCGCGCGACGGCGAGCGCGACGGAGTGGCGCGTGGCCAGGCTCTGCGCCCGGGCGAGGAACGCGTCGCGCTCGTGCTCGTTGCGGGTGCCCTCGGCCTGCCGCAGCAGCTTGGCGATCTTGGCGAGGGTGTCGTCGGTGGCGCGGTGGTCGAGCTGCTCGAGGCCCTCGCGCGCGTAGGCGAGGTGGAGCAGGTCGGCGGTCACGGGCTGGCCGATGTCCTCCAGCAGCCGGAGGTGGGTGGTGCGGAACGCGGCGCCGTGGTCGCGCTCGCCGCACAGGTGGTGGGCGATCTCGTGGAGCACCACCAAGCCGCGCAGCGCCCACTGGCCGCCGACCTCGAACGGCGGCACCGCGATGGTCAGCGTGTCGGGCTCGTAGTGGGCCTGGGTGCGGCCGTTGCGCGGTCGCACGGACACGTCCAGCTGCTCGCGGCTGTCGTAGGCCTTCCCGTGCTCGCGCAGGTGGCCGAGCACCTTCGCGACGTACGACGCCGCGGCCTCCGGGTCGGTGAAGCGCGGCTCGACCTCCGGCGCGTAGGTCTCGCCGTCGATCGTGACCGTCGGCCGGTCGGGGTCGGTCGCGTCGAGCCAGGCGAGCAGCTGGTCCTCGGCGGCGTAGACCGCCCGCTGGTCGGGATCCCTCATGGCCACGAGTCTGCCCGCCCGGGCCGACAGGACGGGGAGGTCATCCACAGGGCACGGGGCCGACGGCCGCGAAAACGACGAGAGGGCCTCCCGTGGGAGACCCTCTCGACCCTGTACACCCCCTCGGACTCGAACCGAGAACCCGCTGATTAAGAGTCAGCTGCTCTGCCAATTGAGCTAGGGGTGCTAGCGCCGGGCGCGAGGAGAAACATTAGCAGCGGCAGGACGACTCGGCGAAATCGAGGGTCACTCCTGCTACCTCGACTCCAGGACCGCCTGGGCCGCGTTGTGGCCCGCGATCCCGGAGACCGCGCCACCCCGGCGCGCGCCGGAGCCGCAGAGCAGCACGCTCTCGATCTCGGTCTGCACGCCCCACCGCTCGGCCGGCGTCTCCAGCCGGGTCCGCTTGGTCACCCAGGGCCAGTCCAGGTCGCCGTGGAAGATGTGGCCGCCGGGCATCGCGACGTCGGCCTCGATGTCCTGCGGGATCTTCGCCTCGATGCACGGGTTGCCGTCCGCGTCGCGCGCCAGGCAGTCCTCGATCGGGTCGACCAGGTGGGCGTCGAGGGAGGCCAGCGCGCGGCGTACGGCCTCCGCCTTCGTGGCCTCGGGGTCGTCGGCGAAGAGCCGCGCCGGCGTGTGCAGGCCGAAGTAGGTCAGCGTGTGCCGGCCCTCCGGGGCGCCCTTGCCGAGGATCGACGGGTCCGTCAGCGTGTGGCAGTAGACCTCGCCGGGCAGCGGATCGGGCAGCTTCCCCGAGGCCGCGGCGACGTAGGCCGCCTCGAGCGTGGAGTAGTCCTCGGCGAGGTGCAGGGTGCCCGCGAACGCCACTGCCGGGTCGACCCCGGACCTGAGCCGGGGGAGCCGGTCGAGCAGCAGGTTGATCTTGAGCTGCGCTCCTTCGGGCTTGGCCTCGGCGTCCTCGGGCTCGCCGAGCAGGATGTGCAGGACCCAGGGCGCGACGTTGGCCAGGACGTGCCGGGCGCGTACGGCGCGCTCGTCCTGCCCGTCGTGCCAGACCACCTCGGCGCCGTCCTCCGCGGTGGCGCCGGGCCGGATCGCGCTGACGCCGGCTCCGGTGACGATCTCCGCGCCGGCCTTCGTCGCCGCCCGGTGGAGGGCGTCGGTGACCGCGCCCATGCCGCCCACGGGCACCCGCCACTCGCCGGTGCCGTTGCCGATGAGGTGGTAGAGGAAGCAGCGGTTCTGCACCAGGGTCGGGTCGTGCAGGGACGCGAACGTGCCGATCAGCGCATCGGTCGCGACGATGCCGCGCACCGTGTCGTCGGCGAAGCGCCGCTCGATCACCTCGCCGATCGGCCGCTCCACCACGTCGTCCCAGATGTGGCGGGGCACCTGGGCGCGGATGTCCGGCGTCCGCGGCAGCGGCTCCAGCAAGGTCGGCGCGACCGCCCGGGCGAGCGCGCCCAGGTCGTTGTAGAAGTCGCGCCACGACCGGTAGTCCTGGGGCGAGCCCGTCAGCTCCTCGAACGACTTCCTGGTCTCCTCGCCCTCCGCCCGCTCGACCAGGAGTCCGCCGGGCTTCCCGTCACGCAGCACCGGGGTGTAGGACGCGGTCGTCCGGCTCTCGAGCCGCAGGTCCAGGCCGAGGTCGGCGACGATCCGGTCGGGCATCAGCGAGACCAGGTAGGAGTAGCGCGAGAGCCGCGCCGACGTGCCCGCGAAGGGCTCGGTCGAGATCGCGGCGCCGCCCACGTGGGGGAGTCGCTCGAGCACCAGCACCGACAGTCCGGCTCGCGCCAGGTAGGCGGCGGCGGTCAGTCCGTTGTGCCCGGCACCGACGACGACGGCGTCGTACTCGTTCCTCGAGGTCACACCCCGACCCTAGACCGCCGTGGGGTCGGTAGTGTCCCGCGGCATGGCGAGCCTCTACCGCGATGCGTACGGCGTCCCGCACCTGCGCGCCGAGTCGGTCGCCGCGCTCGCGCGGCTCCAGGGCGAGGTCACCGCGCGCGACCGCACCTGGCAGGTCGAGTGGCTGCGGCGCCGCGCCACGGGCACCACGGCGGAGGTGCTCGGCGCGGCCGGGCTCTCGTGGGACCGCTTCTCGCGCCGGATGCGCACCGTCGAGACCGCGCAGCGCGCGCACGCCACGTGCGGCGACGAGACGCGGGCGTTCCTGGCGGCGTACGTCGACGGGCTCAACGCCGGTCTCGAGACGGTCGACCCGGCCGACGTGCCCGAGCTCGCCGACCTCGGCGTCGGCGCGCGCGCGTGGGAGCCGTGGATGCCGCTGGCGACGTTCCTCGCCCAGCACCTGCTCTTCGCCAACATCGGCGGCCTGCTCTGGAAGGCGCTCGCCGACGACGTGCTCGGCGCCGACGCGCGCTTCCTCTCCAGCGAGGAGCCGACGGCGTCGGGGAGCAACGCGTGGGCGGCCGGTGGCGCCCGCACCGCCAGCGGCTTCCCGCTCATCGGCGGCGACCCGCACCGCAACATCGAGCAGCCCGGCGTCTACCAGCAGGTGCGGCTCGCGTGCGAGGACCCGGACGACCCGTTCGACGTGGTCGGCTTCTCGTTCGTCGGCGTGCCCGGGGTCCAGCACTTCGCCCATGCCGGCGAGGTCGCGTGGGCGATCACCAACGCGTGCGCCGACTACCAGGACGTCCGTCCGGAGCCGGCTCCCGTGGTCGTCGACTCCCGCACCGAGACGATCGCCGTGCGCGACGGCGAGGCGGTCGAGGTCGCGGTCGACCGCACCGCGTGGGGCCTGGTCTTCCAGGACGGCTGGTCGGTCCGCACGTCGTCGTGGGAGCTGGGCGACCTCGGCTTCGACGCGCTCCTCCCGCTCCTGCGCGCCCGCACCGTCGACGACGTCGACGCCGCGCTCGACCGGTGGGTGGAGCCGGTCAACAACGCGGTGATCGCCGACCGAGCGGGGCAGGTGCGCTACCGGATCGCCGGCCGGGTCCCGGTCCGGGACGAGGCAGGGGAGTGGACCGGCTGGCTCGCGGAGCCCAACCGCGCCGAGGTGCCCGCCGACGGCACCGTCGTGACGGCCAACGAGCGGCGCGGCCCCGAGAGCGAGCGCATCGGCTCGGTGTTCGCCGCGCCCTGGCGCGCGGCGCGGATCCGTGCCCTGCTCGACGGCGCCGACGGTCTCGACACCGAGGCGTTCGTCCGGATCCACAACGACACGCTGCTCCAGACCGTGCCCGTCGTGACGGCGCTGGTGCCGGGTGCGTTCGACGGCTGGGACGGCCGGATGGACGCCGACTCCGGCGACGCCGCGCGCTACGCCGCCTTCCGGTCCGCGCTCGTACGGCGGATCGCCGCCGCGCCGGTGTTCGAGAAGCTGGCGGAGCACTCCCACGAGGACGTGCTGGCGCCGTGGCTCGACGCGACCTACCGGATCGGCACGTCGCTGCCGCGGCTCGCCAACGAGGCGGTGGCCGGCACCGCGCCGTTCGGGCTCGATCTGTTCGCGCTCGCCCGCGAGGCGCTGGCCGAGGTCGACGCGGGCACCGTGCCGGAGACCTGGGGAGACACTCACGTCGTGGAGCCGATCCACGCGCTCGGCCGCGACGACGTGCCGGCGCTGCCGGTGTCGGGTGACGCCGACTGTGTGCGGTGCTGCATCTCCTACGCAGCGATCACCGACGCGTGCAGCCGCGGCTCGGTCGCGCGCTACGTCTGGGACCTCGCCGATCGCGAGGCCGGTGGATGGGTGGTGCCCACCGGGGCCTCCGGGCTCCCGCACGACCTGCACCACCACGACCAGCTCGCGCTCTGGGCGGCGGGCGAGCTGGCACCGATCGTGACCGACTGGTCGCGGCTCACGCCGGGGTGATCCGCTTGGCGAAGAAGTGCGTCGCGTGCGGGTCGCTGCCCGGGTAGCGCTCGACGGCCTCGTAGCCGGCCCGCTCGTACATCCCGATCGCCTCGGACAGCACGCCGTTGGTGTCGAGGACGATCCGCGCCGCGCCGCGCGCCGCGGCCATCGCCTCCAGGTGCCGCAGCATCCGCCCGCCGAGCCCGGCGCCCCGCCACCCCGGGTGCACCCACATCCGTTTGAGCTCCACGGCGTCGTCGCCGACGCCCGGCGCGGGGCGCAGCCCGCCGTACGCCACCGGCTCGCCGTCGCTGGTCGCGAGGACGTACGTCGACCCCGGCTCGGCCGCGACCGGTCCGTCGTGGCGGTAGCCGCCCGGGAAGCGGCTGCCGATCTCGTCCAGGTAGCGCCCGAGCGCCGCGCGGCCGAGCGGGTCGTCGGGCGGCACCTCGCGCAGCTCGACGGTGGCCGCGCGGACCAGCACGTCGGCGGTGGCGAGGGCCTCGGCCAGCCGGTCCCGCTGCCGTGAGGTGAGCGGCTCCACCAGCCGGGCGGCGAGCTCGTCGGAGCGGCGGTCGAGCTCGGCACGCTCGGCCAGGCCGGCGTCGGTGAGCCGTACGATCCGGCGCCGGTTGTCGTCGGGGTCGGGCAGGGTCTCGACGAGTCCCTCGCGCTCGAGGCGGCGCAGCATGCGCGAGACGTACGCCGAGTCCAGGCCCAGGCGGCTCCGGAGGTCGCGCACCGTCGTGCCGCCGTCGACGGCCCCGACCTCGAACAGCAGGCGGGAGACCGCGAGCGGGCGACCGGTGCCGAGGAAGGACTCGTCGAGCACGCCGATCCGCTGGGTGTAGGTGCGGTTGAAGCGCCGGAGCACCTCGGTCGTGGTCATTCTCTGACTATAGTCAGAGAATCCAAGATCGTCGCGGTATTGTCGTCGGCATGCGGAAGGACGTCGCCGGCGTCGCCGCACTGGCCGCGGCGGCGCTCCTGCTGCGCGTCCCGTCGCTGCGCTCGCCGCTTTCCGACGACGAGGGCGGGTTCCTCGTCGTCGCGGCGCAGTGGCGGCCGGGCACCTCGCTCTACGGCGACTACTGGGTCGACCGGCCGCCGCTGCTGATCGCCGTGTTCGAGCTCGCCGACCGGCTGGGAGGTGCTGTCGCGCTGCGGGCGATCGGCGGACTGGCGGTCGTGGCTGCGGTGCTGCTCGCCGCCCGGCTCGGGCGACTGGTCGCACCGCGGGCGAGGCACGCGCCGGTGCTCGCCGCCGCGGTCGCGGCGATCTTCCTCAGCACGCCGCTCTTCTCGGCCGGCCTGGTGAAGGGTGAGCTGCTGGCCGTGCCGCCGGTGCTGCTCGGGACCGTCGCGCTGCTGTCGGGCCTGGCCGCGCCGACGCCGGCATCGGCAGCGCGGTGGTGGCTGCTCGCGGGTGCCGCCGGCGCGGTGGCGGTCGGGCTGAAGCAGAGCACCGTCGACGTGTTCCTGGCCGCCGTGATGGCGGCGGTCGTGCTGGCCCGGCTCGGCCGGTGGCGCCGTGCCGGCCTGCTGTTGGGCTGCGTCGCCGCCGCGGGTCTCGCGGTGACGGCCGCGTCGGTCGCCTGGGCCGCGAGCCGGGGCACCGACCCCGTCGCGCTCTGGCACGCCGTCGTCACATTCCGCGCCGACGCGGCGGCAGTCATCTCGGAGGCGGCGCCGACGGTGAACGACGGGCGCGCCGCCGGGCTGGTGCTGGCGTTCGCAGGCAGCGGCGCGCTGGGGCTGCTGGTGGCGACGAGCCGCGGCCGCCGTACGTCGGAGCCGGACGCCGCCGATCCGCCGGCGTTCCGCGCGATCACCCTCACCGTGGTCGTGTGGGAGCTGGTCGCCGTCGCGCTGGGCGGGAGCTACTGGCTGCACTACCTGGTGGCGACCGTGCCCGGCCTGGTCCTGCTGGCGGCCGTCGCCGCCCGCGAACGGACACGGCTGCGGCTCCTCGTCGGAGTCGTCGCGTACGGCGCCGCCGCGACCGTCCTGGCGAACGTCGCGACCGCGGTTCCGGCCGGCGTCACGTCGCCATCGGCGGAGGACGAGGTGGCCGTCGCGGCGTACCTCCGTGAGTCCGCGCGCCCCGGCGACACGGGAGTGGTCGCCTTCGGCTCGCCCTGGATCCTGCGCGAGGCCGGCCTGGAGAGCCCCTACCCGCTGCTGTGGAGCCTGCCCGTGCGGGTCCTCGACCCGGGCCTCGTCAGGTTCGAGCGGCTGCTCCGGAGCGGCGACCGCCCGACCTGGGTCGTCGTCGAGGGGGAGAGTGTCGACTCCTGGGGCCTCGAGCCGGCGGGCGCGGACCGGGTGCTGGGGCGCCGCTATCAGCTCGAGCACGTCGTGGGCGACTGGCGCGTATATCGCGCCGGGAAGCGCTGAGGCCGGATCCCGAGGGATCCGGCCTCAACGTCCGTCTGGGGTGAGCGACGGGGCTTGAACCCGCGACCCTCGCGACCACAACGCGATGCTCTACCAGCTGAGCTACGCCCACCATGAACCCGTCACGCACGGGGCGTTCGGGCCGGAAGGAAGTGTAGACGTATCAGTGGCCGGCCGCAGAATCGGTGTCGGCGCTCAGTCCGGTGATGGAGCCGCCGTGGCGCGCGGCCGCCTCCTTGGCCGCGTCGGACGCCGGGCCGGGCAGCGGCACGAAGATCGTGTCGCGGTAGTAGCGCAGCTCCTCGATGCTCTCCTGGATGTCAGCGAGCGCCCGGTGGTTGCCCCGCTTGGTCGGCGCACTGAAGTAGGCGCGGGGGTACCAGCGGCGCGCGAGCTCCTTGATCGAGGACACGTCGACGATGCGGTAGTGCAGGAACGCATCGAGCTCGGGCATGTCGCGGGCGAGGAACCCGCGGTCGGTGGCGACGGTGTTGCCCGCCAGCGGCGGCCGGCTCTCGGCCCCGCAGTGCTCGCGGATGTAGGCCATCACCTGCTGCTCGGCCTCCTCGAGCGTCACGCCGTCGGCGAGCTCGTCGAGCAGGCCGGAGTTCTCGTGCATGGTGCGGACGAACTCGATCATCTGGTCGAGCGACTCGGCGGGCGGCTTGATGATGATGTCGACGCCCTCGCCCAGCACGTTGAGGTCGAAGTCGGTCACCAGCGCTGCGACCTCGATCAGGGCGTCGTTGACCAGGTCGAGGCCGGTCATCTCACAGTCGATCCACACCAGGCGTTCACTCACGAGACGGCACCCTACGCGTCCCGGTGGTGGGGAGCGGCGGCTCTCAGGTGCTGCTCAGGAGCATGCCCTAGCGTGAGGGCCGTGCGGAGGGAGTCGGTGCTGGCCTGGGGTGGCCTCGTCGCCCGGCTCGTCACCGGCGGGGTCTGGCTGTTCGCGGGCCTGCTCAAGGTCACCGAGCCGGACGCGAGCATCGCTGCCGTGCGCGCCTACGAACTGCTGCCGTCGTGGGCGGTCGAGCCCGTGGGGCTCGCGCTGCCCGCCGTCGAGATCGCGGTCGGCCTGGCCCTGGTGCTGGGGGTGCTCACCCGCGGCGCCGCCGCGCTCTCGGCGCTCCTGTTCGTCGCGTTCATCGTCGGCATCGCGTCGGTGTGGGCGCGCGGCATGGAGATCGACTGCGGCTGCTTCGGAGGTGGCGGGGCCGAGCCCGGCGCCACGTCGGACTACCCGTGGGAGATCGCGCGCGACGCCTTACTCCTGCTGCTGTCCCTGTTCGTTGTCGTGGTGCGGCGTACCAGGCTGTCCCTCGACACCGTGTTGTTTCCAGAACGGAGTTCCACCGATGGCTGAGAAGCCGATATCCAAGGCCGAGGCGCGCGCCGCCAAGGCCGCCGAGATGCGCGCGGCGCAGCAGAAGCGCGAGCGCAACCGGCGCCTCCTGACCATCGGCGGCGTGCTGCTGGTGATCGTCGCGATCGTCGTGGGGTCGGTGGTGATCTCCCAGCTGTCCGACGACCCGGCGACCGCGGGCGACTCCGAGTACGGCGTCGCGATCGGCCCCGAGGACGCTCCGCACGAGATCGTGATCTACGAGGACTTCCTCTGCCCGTTCTGCGGGGAGCTCGAGCGGGAGAGCGCCAAGGAGCTCGCGCGACTCGCGGAGGAGGGCAAGGTGCGGGTCGAGTACCGACCCTTCGAGCTGCTGTCGCAGATCGGCGACTACTCGATGCGCGCCACCAACGCGTTCGCTGTCGTGCTCGAGGAGGAGGGCGAGGAGGTCGCCAAGGCGTACCACGACCTGCTCTTCGAGAACCAGCCACCGGAGGACCCCGACCAGTTCCTCAGCGACGACGAGCTCGTCGACCTGGCCGTCGAAGCGGGCGCCGACGAGGACGCCGTCCGGGGCGGGATCGAGGGCCTCGAGCAGGAAGACTGGGTCGACGACGCGACCGCCGCCGCCAAGGAGGCCGGCGTCAGCGGGACCCCGACGGTGGTGCTCGACGGCGACGAGGTCCAGGGTTTCTCCAGCATCGACGACCTCGTGAACCAGCTGGTCGAGGCGGTCCAGTGAGCGCGCCCGCCGATCTGGCCACGTTCATCCAGGGCCTGCCCAAGGCCGAGCTGCACGTCCACCACGTCGGCTCCGCGTCGCCGCGGATGGTGAGCGAGCTCGCCTCCCGGCACCCGGGCACCGTGCCCTCGGACCTGGACGAGCTGCGGAAGTTCTTCGAGTTCCGCGACTTCGCGCACTTCATCGAGGTCTACCTCGCCGTCGTCGCGCTGG
Proteins encoded in this region:
- a CDS encoding M12 family metallo-peptidase, with the protein product MTLGHRHIAALVSALTLCLVAAVLGAAGPPSAQADPDPGLPRLAAGTGSDVSVSAAVLRAAQVGDAFTLDLPGGAATAVVGYRDEQPQFTGFSGEIGDRGWFYAVVGPDGSVRIDVDLPDGVYTIDGGNDGSDDYVGRMQPTVPHEEVDDSVTPPVQAPVTTGPATDAGAAGRTRWIKVLMVYTPKAQDLVGGRKKIKMLARAGINQANTAFKNSRINARFVLVGIKNARSKEASLLKNLKSLWKRDGRFDRVPRWRNRARADLVQMISWKADPNGACGYGYLRPPSRYAYSITTARCALGAKGTAHELGHNLGADHDAAAGFKPTSKLPARGYVNLSRRWITVMAYWTKCTNAGVYCRKIPYFSNPKVKLKGARTGRFGKADNHVVINRRADEVQRFRK
- a CDS encoding serine hydrolase; this translates as MIRPAAAALAAVLLLSSCDGAEPAPPPASSPPSAERPPVFLASDVPDGSSGSLVAVADGEVVACEGWGESDREAGTPSGCDTIYDIGSVSKQFTAAAVVKLQMQGLLSVTDTLGDFFADVPADKRGVTVRQLLTHTAGLVESLGDDYEPLDREEMISAALAADLVTRPGARYRYSNVGYSLLAAIVEEASGKDYEAYLAEELFGPAGMSQTGYVLPDWDQTDVAVEYDARNRAQGRPYDHPWADDGPYWNLRGNGGLLSTAHDMGRWLLALEGDDVLDERAKAELFHPRVLEQPGGETRYAYGWVVADTPLGPVTWHNGGNGWSYAELTRLPDSGAGLFWVTNQSRSSKDGWSLERLRPSLTETVAARLVED
- a CDS encoding TIGR04338 family metallohydrolase, which codes for MRDPDQRAVYAAEDQLLAWLDATDPDRPTVTIDGETYAPEVEPRFTDPEAAASYVAKVLGHLREHGKAYDSREQLDVSVRPRNGRTQAHYEPDTLTIAVPPFEVGGQWALRGLVVLHEIAHHLCGERDHGAAFRTTHLRLLEDIGQPVTADLLHLAYAREGLEQLDHRATDDTLAKIAKLLRQAEGTRNEHERDAFLARAQSLATRHSVALAVARAHTARQERRDQPVSEHYRIGERGKRGLARYVRLLVNIAHANDLRCTINSDSTAVTMYGFATDIAVTRALYESLLVQMVSDCERYLASPDRDTTVAWDRKARKYVERPVATITARLAFYEAYGIRIGERLQEARDAAVAAAVQGEESTASGPTGQRGPSGSGSTAIALRQKELDVHDYFADALRRNNIRGTWSGDRRSAMDSAPTAAHEGDRAAQRARLGDEKALGEAG
- a CDS encoding FAD-dependent oxidoreductase yields the protein MTSRNEYDAVVVGAGHNGLTAAAYLARAGLSVLVLERLPHVGGAAISTEPFAGTSARLSRYSYLVSLMPDRIVADLGLDLRLESRTTASYTPVLRDGKPGGLLVERAEGEETRKSFEELTGSPQDYRSWRDFYNDLGALARAVAPTLLEPLPRTPDIRAQVPRHIWDDVVERPIGEVIERRFADDTVRGIVATDALIGTFASLHDPTLVQNRCFLYHLIGNGTGEWRVPVGGMGAVTDALHRAATKAGAEIVTGAGVSAIRPGATAEDGAEVVWHDGQDERAVRARHVLANVAPWVLHILLGEPEDAEAKPEGAQLKINLLLDRLPRLRSGVDPAVAFAGTLHLAEDYSTLEAAYVAAASGKLPDPLPGEVYCHTLTDPSILGKGAPEGRHTLTYFGLHTPARLFADDPEATKAEAVRRALASLDAHLVDPIEDCLARDADGNPCIEAKIPQDIEADVAMPGGHIFHGDLDWPWVTKRTRLETPAERWGVQTEIESVLLCGSGARRGGAVSGIAGHNAAQAVLESR
- a CDS encoding penicillin acylase family protein, which encodes MASLYRDAYGVPHLRAESVAALARLQGEVTARDRTWQVEWLRRRATGTTAEVLGAAGLSWDRFSRRMRTVETAQRAHATCGDETRAFLAAYVDGLNAGLETVDPADVPELADLGVGARAWEPWMPLATFLAQHLLFANIGGLLWKALADDVLGADARFLSSEEPTASGSNAWAAGGARTASGFPLIGGDPHRNIEQPGVYQQVRLACEDPDDPFDVVGFSFVGVPGVQHFAHAGEVAWAITNACADYQDVRPEPAPVVVDSRTETIAVRDGEAVEVAVDRTAWGLVFQDGWSVRTSSWELGDLGFDALLPLLRARTVDDVDAALDRWVEPVNNAVIADRAGQVRYRIAGRVPVRDEAGEWTGWLAEPNRAEVPADGTVVTANERRGPESERIGSVFAAPWRAARIRALLDGADGLDTEAFVRIHNDTLLQTVPVVTALVPGAFDGWDGRMDADSGDAARYAAFRSALVRRIAAAPVFEKLAEHSHEDVLAPWLDATYRIGTSLPRLANEAVAGTAPFGLDLFALAREALAEVDAGTVPETWGDTHVVEPIHALGRDDVPALPVSGDADCVRCCISYAAITDACSRGSVARYVWDLADREAGGWVVPTGASGLPHDLHHHDQLALWAAGELAPIVTDWSRLTPG